Proteins from a genomic interval of Polyodon spathula isolate WHYD16114869_AA chromosome 1, ASM1765450v1, whole genome shotgun sequence:
- the LOC121317171 gene encoding hydroxymethylglutaryl-CoA synthase, cytoplasmic-like, whose translation MPGSVPANGEASWPKDVGIVAMEIYFPSQYVDQAELEQFDGVDAGKYTIGLGQAKMGFCSDREDINSLCLTVVQRLMERNCLSYESIGRLEVGTETIIDKSKSVKTVLMQLFEESGNTDVEGIDTTNACYGGTAALFNAVNWVESSSWDGRYALVVAGDIAVYATGSARPTGGAGAVAMLVGPNAPLVFDRGLRGTHMQHAYDFYKPDMVSEYPVVDGKLSIQCYLSALDRCYTVFRNKIHAQWQKEGSNKRFSLEDFGFMIFHSPYCKLVQKSLARLVLNDFLNHPSPNTESGIFSGLEAFRDMKPEDTYFDRDVEKAFMKASAELYNQKTKASLLVSNQNGNMYTPSVYGCLASVLAQNSPQQLAGERIGIFSYGSGFAATLYSIRVTQDATPGSLLDKLTASLCDLKSRLDSRRRVAPELFAENMKLRQETHHLANYIPQGSVDDLFPGTWFLTRVDEKHRRQYARRPLNENGPLEAGFVQSTATEHIPSPAKKVPRIPSTTNGSETIAISNGEH comes from the exons ATGCCTGGATCCGTCCCAGCTAACGGGGAAGCCAGCTGGCCCAAAGATGTGGGCATCGTAGCCATGGAGATATACTTTCCCTCCCAGTACGTTGACCAGGCAGAGCTGGAGCAGTTCGACGGTGTAGATGCAGGCAAGTACACCATCGGTCTAGGCCAGGCCAAGATGGGCTTCTGTTCAGACCGAGAAGACATCAACTCACTGTGCCTGACCGTGGTCCAGAGGCTAATGGAGAGGAACTGCCTGTCCTACGAAAGCATAGGGAGGCTGGAGGTGGGCACTGAGACCATCATTGACAAGTCCAAGTCTGTGAAGACAGTCCTCATGCAGCTGTTTGAGGAGTCAGGCAACACAGATGTGGAAGGCATTGACACGACCAACGCCTGCTATGGGGGAACAGCAGCTCTCTTCAACGCAGTCAACTGGGTAGAGTCCAGCTCCTGGGATG GACGGTATGCACTAGTTGTTGCAGGAGACATTGCTGTCTACGCTACTGGAAGTGCTAGGCCAACAGGGGGTGCTGGTGCTGTAGCCATGCTTGTTGGTCCCAATGCTCCTTTAGTTTTTGACAGAG GGCTGCGCGGAACACACATGCAGCATGCCTATGATTTCTACAAGCCTGATATGGTGTCCGAATATCCAGTTGTTGATGGAAAGTTGTCCATTCAGTGTTACCTCAGTGCATTAGACCGGTGTTATACTGTGTTTCGCAACAAAATCCATGCACAATGGCAGAAAG AGGGCAGTAACAAGCGCTTCAGCCTGGAGGATTTCGGTTTCATGATCTTTCACTCACCCTATTGCAAGTTGGTGCAGAAATCACTGGCCCGTCTAGTGCTGAATGACTTCCTCAACCACCCCAGCCCCAACACAGAGAGTGGGATCTTCAGCGGCCTGGAAGCCTTTAG GGATATGAAACCAGAAGACACTTATTTCGATCGAGATGTGGAAAAGGCCTTCATGAAGGCTAGTGCAGAACTGTATAACCAGAAAACCAAGGCGTCTCTGCTTGTTTCAAACCAGAATGGCAATATGTACACACCGTCTGTGTATGGCTGCCTTGCCTCTGTCCTTGCACA GAACAGCCCACAGCAGTTGGCAGGAGAGAGGATTGGTATTTTCTCTTATGGGTCTGGCTTTGCTGCCACATTGTACTCTATTCGAGTGACACAAGATGCTACTCCTG gCTCCTTGTTGGATAAGCTTACTGCCAGCCTATGTGACCTCAAGTCCCGTCTTGACTCAAGGAGGAGAGTAGCACCAGAGCTCTTTGCTGAGAATATGAAACTTAGACAAGAGACTCACCACCTAG CAAACTACATCCCTCAGGGCTCAGTGGATGATTTGTTCCCTGGAACATGGTTCCTAACACGAGTGGATGAGAAGCACCGGCGGCAGTATGCGAGACGGCCCCTGAATGAGAATGGACCTCTGGAAGCTGGATTCGTTCAGTCCACTGCTACAGAG CACATACCCAGTCCTGCTAAGAAAGTTCCAAGGATTCCTTCCACCACTAATGGGTCAGAAACCATTGCCATTAGCAATGGAGAGCACTGA